Genomic window (Gadus chalcogrammus isolate NIFS_2021 chromosome 3, NIFS_Gcha_1.0, whole genome shotgun sequence):
gccacgcccccgccTGCGGCACGCCCTTCCATCCCCGCCAGGCGCTGGTGTTCCTCCTGCCAATCAtcatctggaggggggggggggggcggggtcaaacAAACAGGGCTATCAGGCACCACGTCAACATGACCCCAACTACCATTCACCGCGCTGGCCATCAGCTGTAGCCGGTTTGGAGGATTTCAAAATGCTTGACTTGAAAACGTAGAACAGAAGCAAGACGGACTCTGGTTCATGTTGGGCGGTTATGGAAGAAGCTAAAACCGACAGTTTTGAATCTGTTTCATCTGGCATCTGCAGAAGACTTAAGCTTAGACCGACGGCTCGAAGCCGCCTTACAGTAGTTAGCTGAACAGACCAACAACACTGGCAGGTTACAGTGGTTAGACAACCTTACCAGCATTAGCATGTAGCTACAATAATGTTAAAACACCAGTAAAATGAGAAAGTAACAACCAGGGAATAATACACAAAACCATGTCGAAACGTAATCTAAGATGGCATTATGAAGGGTTGCGGAAAAACTGTTGGTGTCGAGACTTAGACACAAATATAGGCACTCATCTTCTGCAGTTGGACACCACTTGGTTACAATATAAGCTATACATTTTGGGCAGTATCCTGTGTATCTTTGTGACTTGCACAAATATGCTAAATTGGGGTAAATGGGGACTAGATAGCACTGGCTATTTGGTCGTTAGATTCTTTAGGCAGGGGAGTTTTCCAGGGCTGAAAAACAGACACAAGCAGAAACAACCCACTTACCAATGGCCCCTGCGCCAAAAGTGTCATCATTGAACTGATCAatatcatcttcctcctctaccggggcttcctcttcctcctccagtgtGCAGTCTTCATCaggggtctgggaggagtccgACAGGATGACGACATAACGAGCGGGAACAGAGGGGCCAAATACGGTTCCCAAAGGTAAGAGTTATGCGGCACAACACTGCATACAGGCATGCATAACAAACCAGTGTACATCTAAACAAGACGATGAGACGAGCGTGGGGCCTACCCCTTCTTAAGACATAATGATCACAGGGGTGGCGGCTACAGATGGGTTGTGCGACGGAAACACCGCAACCATAAACTGATTTTTAAATTACAGTAGAAAAAAACAGTCAGTGTGTTTCGGAGGTCTAAATTATTAAAAATACAGTTAAATTACTTACAGCTTCAATCATTCAGATGAATGCAAAAAACGACAACTTTAAACCGGCTAACATTGACACTCAAACAAGAAACCCTGCGTGTAGCCTTCTAGATAAAGTGAGGATGAACCGGCACCGATTTCTAATGCTAATCGTTAGCACAGATGCTAACCACAGGTGACGTAACAACGCAACGGGAAATAATCATCCAAACATGCATCTCTACATCTGACCAGCCGACCTCTGGCGACCACAATAACCCAACACGGGACGACTGCCACCACGCGGTCTAGGCAAACCATGGGGCACAACCGCCCGTGAGTCGCCTCACCCCGCTCCATGTGACTAGGACAGCCCGGTGCTTGGCAGGCCGCGGGCCGAAACCATTTCTTTTTTCATAGATCATGTAAACAATGGGGCACTACCTGCCGATATAATCACACGAATGGCCCGCGTTCCACTGGCTACTATCATGCACTGCTCAGAAACActccagagagagaggtgggctgGGCTTTAATAGGTTACACTCACCTGAAATCGGAACATCTATCTTCAGGCTTTTCGCTACTATCTGTAGCGAGGACGCGCGCAAATGACGCAGCAGCGGTGCTCACGTGGACGCGGAGGAGGGTAACGTGAACGAGCACGcagtttcttcttcttcgtcttcttgcAGGCGTGCGTGGAATATCAGAAGTCAGAGGGATGAATCGGGATCGGACCTGATTGAGATGGAGCTTGATACGTTTAGCATTGGTATAATAGCGTCCCAGAGTGTGAGATTGGATATAAACGAAGGAACGAAATAAACCaagtaattaataaaataatgatcTAAATATCATATTCGGAAAAATAAGTAACATACAGCTGTATGAAGATATCTTTCACTCTACTACCCTACTCTTCCTGTAACTCCCTCAAGTTATTGGTTAAATCAATATTTCATCGAATGTACCTTTTTCTTCAATATCTATTCAGTCATGcatctgtgtttatttgtagGCCATTTTCTGCGATATAAGCTGATTTGAAAGTATAGTGAGCATAGTTTAGCTATAGAGTCAATGACAGCCAAATCTATATATAGAAAGTGATATAGCCTAACAGCTATATAGAAAAGTacagagtatatatatatatatatatatatatatatatatatatatatatatatatactctgtACTTTTCTATGTAAGCTTCACATCACTCACACCCGTGGTCCCTTGTCGTGTGCACACACTTGCTCGAAAATGTAGACATGGGAAACAAAACACCGCGTTTCTCTTTGAGCAACCACatagccattatttattttcataccaTGCTCGGGCGAAAGTTATGTTTCAAGATTTCCCCCTATCCTTCGTTTGTTGGATAATGTTTATGTCCGGTCTGTCTGGGCCAAGTTGTTTGAATTCTAACTTCTCTTCCAATTTTAGCCTCTCAAATGTTTGAAAAGAAACTCAAAACTGTTAACCACATGTGCATCACCACTTGCCATATCTGCATCTGATATAGAAACGACGAAAGATACGCGATTAATATgagttaaaacaacaacagttctAGCATATGACAATGGGGCAGACTAATTTACGACCGCGTCTTTTAGCGCGGATTGCCATTCTTATTGCAACCTGCAGGGTATGCGACATACAGAAACGCGGTCGGTGAGCTGTCCTGCCCCATTGCATGAcccgttaaactcaactagaatcgccatTATCATTAAAATTGTGATGTCAACAGACCAAAATAGTCGGACAGCCTACAGAAactagatagttaatgtgaaattcacattattaaaaatagactTGGAGCCACGCATGCTAGAGAAAAAGGTACAGAACATGTTCTGCAAACATTGAATTTATTCCGTTTTATCCATTCTTTGGCATGACGGAGTTTGCAAGAAGGGTTTGTTAGTTGCAATGTGTTTACCGATCTTATTTCGAAAAAATAAAGACTTTACTAGTCTGCAAAGCCaagataaatacaatgcaacacggAGATTATTTTGACTGCTGAAGGAAAGTGTTCTCTTGCCACCAGGTGGCACAGTCGGCCTATCTTTGAAAGAAGAAAGCCTTGGCCCAGATGCCTACCCTCACATAATTACAGGCTAATGTCATGACTACAGGCCTTAGGGTGGGAGGTTATAAGTGCTGTACAATGCGTGTGTACATTGCTGGTGTGTatcatttcataaaaaaaattcagTGTATTAATACTAATATTTCTGCTGGTAATCTCGTCCCCATTGAACCAGAGTGTCCCTTGAAATCGGGCTCAGCCTAATCAATGTCTCCCAAACAGGGGGTAGGTCCTTCTTGTGATCGATCATTTACCTTTAAATCAAGGTTATTTGAGTAGCCTATTTGAGTATAACTTAAAGGCCAAAACTCTCAAAATGTTCATTGATGTGTTGCGTTATTACATGACGTCCATTTAACGTCTCCCTGGACCTTACGTTTTTTTACTGTCAATCTTAGTATATAATATCCACATAACCAAGTTAAATTTATAACATTGGTCGCATTCTGACGTGACGTCCAGCGACTAGTTTTTAAGAATGGATCTTACACCATGCTCATCAAAAGGTTTGGGTTAGTATtgacaaaaaacattttcaggTTCTCATACTTAAATACTTTCATAAATACTTATGAAAGTatgattcatatttttatttagtgAAATCAAATGTAGACCCACAGCTTGGGAGCAGGTGAGCATGCAAACATTGTGATTAAAGATGAGAACTCTTCACCCctattcaaatgcatttcttcaaCAAAGAGCTCATTATATAAAGGTAAAAACGTTAGATACAAAACAATGTAAAATAAGCAAAGTCTTCATCCGTTTAAATATTACAGTGCATCAGGTCAATGAAGCTGAAAGCGTATTTAAACGACAATACCGCTCAGTGATCCGCCCATGTTTTTCCTGGATGACTGAAACATCGTTACCAACCTCATTTGACAACATCATTTCGTTGCGCTGATTCGGCTGAAGAGAATTTAGTGGGCTTCCGTCTGCAGTGAATGCTGGCAATACAGCACTTTAGTTTTTGTGATAAGATTACTTGTATGGATTGACTGTACATGTATGGTGATTCACTGTACTTGTAGTGATTCACTGTACTGGTAGGGTGATTCACTGGACTTGTAAGGTGATTGACTGTACTTGTAAGGTGATTGACTGTTCTTGTGGGGTGATTCACTGGACTTGTAAGGTGATTGACTGTTATTGTAGGGAGATTCACTGTCCTTGCATGGGTCCATATGGGGGGGGCGCTAAATGCTCCTCTTCATGCCAAATGTGGTTGGTAACGGATGTTTGGCTGACACCAGGAGAGACAGCTACGATGGTTTGATCCCAGAGCGTTTAGTCCTTTAGGTTCTTGTTGCCTCATGCGCGCTCTGCGGCGGTCGGGGCAGCGATGCAATGAACCTGCAGCGGGTTGtatagtgaacacacacacacacacacacacacacacacacacacacacacacacacacacacacacacacacacacacacacacacacacacacacacacacacacacacacacacacacacgacaccgGGCTGTAGTGATATTGACTAGACTgtacatatattatttatatgtatGAATAATACAGGTTCACAAAAAGATACGGCGTACAGAAACCTTTAAGTGTTGACCAAGCACCACTATAAGTCATGCAGTGAAAGGTTCCGCTGTACAGAAAGGATTTCCATATTCCTTTCCTTCCTGCTATACACTTCCATGGGAAGCGTGTGGACACTCAATCTATTTAATATCCATAAAGGGAAGCTCAGGCATCATGGCTGTTTCTACTATGAGAGACTGCTGCTTCATGTGTGCGTTGGTTGAATAAACACAGTCAGTGTGAAAAGATTGCAGGCAATTTACGTAATTTTTCTACATCAAACCACTGGGGACGGAAACGTTTCTGCCACCTTTTAACGGACAGAGAGTGAGTGTTGCAGATCACAATGTTTTCACACGTAGGCCTATGaagcagtaggcctatactCTTATTATAGAATGAGCAGAGAGACAGTCTTTCTTCAGGCTCCTGGATGCGCCAAGAAGTTGTTCAACAAGTTACCAATGTAAAATATCATGTTCCaaaattaaataatacagtTAATAGTTACCGAATCCATTTGATTGCCAACATTTAATGGTAATGCATTAGTGTGGCCTGTCAGGGAACACTAATGCATTTTTCATAACTGATTGTTATGAGGTCTGGTGCGACAACAGTTACACATCTGACAGGAAACATTAATCTCTGGAAGTAAACATAGCCACAATGATATGTTAAGCCTCCAGACCATTGTCTataaccaacaaaaaaaaaattaagaaaaaacgCCTTGCCTTTGAGATGTCTGTAAACATAGGATATGATTACAGAAACGAATAGGATGATTGTAACACGACAGACGATCGGAATCACAATCGGGAACAGCCTTATGGAATCTTCATCACCTGTACAGAAGAGTCACACTCACGTCACTAAAAGCTCCACAACATGAGCAGCGCCTTTTTCTTAATgttatgtgtattttgtttttaagataaaacaagagaaaccTAAACATATCTTATGGTCTCGTAGTTAtgtacatgtttcatgtatttatgtgttttgtTCATGTTGTGACTGAGTTTGTGATGCGAGTCTTTGTTCTATGTTCCCACTCTTGGCCTGCACCTTGATGTGGTAAGTGGGCTTTAAACTAAgacttagttttatttttttgtttgttattgattgTCAGTCTAGCTTATTAATTATACAAGGCCTTAACTaaaaccccttctcttctgtttgcagaaactggaaacttctgagtatattttatcttaagttagaaaatctttgtttcctcatcagatcccagtccatcatgctcccctacttgtctgccgtgccaccatcatgcctcatgcatcacctctcagcgccctgcccagctgcatcttattccgTTACTCCAGCCCTTTCCCATAAGTGACAAACACGCTCCACCCAAGtgtttataatattttattaattatgcaTGTAAGGTGTGCTTAAGTGGCCTGAAAGGTGCCCATCAATAAAATGCTTATGAATATAACATTATGGCTCCATCAAAAGCAAAGTACACCTGCCATTTACAGTTATCACTTGTACTATCCTAGacctctgcctctccctgtacaatatttcatgttaaatacatttcaggatCAAGTTTGAGATTCAGTTTCAGTATTACTTGTTTTTGAAACCTGACATGGGGCTGGCACCGCCACCTTCATATCTGTCTTATTTATTGCACCCACACATAATGGGTCCATGATACCATGTGGGGTCATTTCAGACTCCTTTGCTTCCTAACACCTTGTGAGTTCCCTGGGTGCACCAgctgatgggtctgtgtatattgggcatttgattctcgtttcagaaaccgaaataggcctatattaaaaaacgagtggtaattatttctgttttaacattcaaaaaggtATATACAAGGTGCTTTTCTTATCAAGTCAAAAAGTGgcaaactaatctaaaataataattgttaaacatatagagaatcatcgggggattacttccatggtcggtaaacaatgcgactgctaTCGCTCCCCTCTTACGCTGAcgcttcctatttacttctatgCAAAAATCGTCAtgttgcgtcatcttaaacaggaagtgttggagatcgatacggttCTCTCCagtctccagaaaataaggtaaTGATGCAcgacgaccattcaaaaatatgtatGAGGGGCCGTATGGGACATTATTCAGAataagcatgcacatacacaaatgaaACCAAACTAATTCACATACTATACTGAAAAACTCGCACACATACAAGTGAAAAGCTTTTACGtatacacaactgaaacaccctcacacaaacaactgAACAATTATACGCTCACATACACAACAGAAAAGCTCGCATAAAACCTAGTGAAACCTTTTACATGAACTACTGAAATGCTttcacacataggcctactggTAAAATATTCTCGTATACACAGCTGAAAAATTTCCTCTCACACATATGAAACCATTCACATACTATACTGaaaacctcacacatacacaagtgaaagcttttacatacacaactgaaacaccTTCACTCTAACAACTGAAAAGCTCTCGTAACAACTAGTGAAACCTTTTACTAAAATGCTTTCACACATGCTAGTAAAATGTGCTCATATACACAGAGAAAAAAGATAgatattaaaaaaagatattaaaacacaattgattaagcctaggccgacatatatatcagtcctgagcgcacgatcgggaggtggaagttgcgctttagatgccttcacaagtccagcggagggctccagttttcgccggccaagtcatgcgctgtgatatgtgtgacagctatgttgcacaacattgcagctaaggctggggtagctttggttgaaccggaggacattgaggacgatgacgacgaggaagatcggtgtgaggacggcctccctcataactacgcggctggttttcatgcacgtcgaagagcaagagtgattgagacttttttttaaccccctccaccctcccacatgtcactaaacattcccgtcaacgtgaccaatccccaccatatcccagccttttgcctgctcctttgcattttttttaaaatattttttataattaatagttgtattattattattttttttacattattttaggctacgttttatgagtagcctatgtcagtctgcacaaatcccccccactttctctcacacattttaagtgccctgcctgctcaaacatttcctggactgtctctctcaaactaatgccgcttttccactgcatggtaccagctcgacacgactcgactcgactcagcatgcactttttgcgtttccaccgtgaaaacatggtatctggtacctgaagtggctgctttttctagtaccgcctcgctctaggttccaagcgagctgagccgatgctaaaaggtgacgtcggaagacggccggccactgattggctaGAGAGTGTTGATCTGAATAACTCAACGTTTATTCAGATCAACAAAACATAAGCTGcatttacatggcacatctgatctgCATAGATTTCTATTTCTGGCTGCCTTTCGTGTTTTCAGGAAGAATTTATTATATTTCTAGTACGGCTGTGAATTTCTCTGTGGGTCTACGGTACAAAGGAATGGAATCCGACCTTGTTATTATTTCCCCCCCACGATGGTTATGAGTTCGCAACCCTTAATGTGTCATATTTCCATTTATTTCGGCTTAAAACGGTTCTAGGTGACATGTTTCTTCCAATTACACTCCAAATACGAATGAGATGGAaatgtttttgacattttattgaaaaacaAATCATCAGAGGCTGCAGCACCTATACTTCCAGCGTCCCTGTCAGTACACATCGCGAGTCGACgtctttattttaattgtgttttgGCTACTACTGAATTTGTGATAAAACAAAGAATTAATGCAATTTAAGGGTGTTTTCATGTAGTTTAATAGTTACGGTACATTCTTATTTCAGAGCTAGGGCACAGCTGCATAACAATTTCAACAAGGACATTATACTACTCCCCGATCCATCATGGGGAATAGTGTGCAAACAAGGTGCAAGACTACGGCTACACAAACATGGCCACATCCTCAGTGCCTTTGAATTCCAGAAGGCCTGGGACCACCAGACTGTAGTAGAACGCATCAGGGATGGCTTTGGTGAGCACATTCCGGAGGATGTCAGGTAAAGgcctattttcttcttcttactTTGTATGTTTAAtataataatctttatttatttatagaccATTTTAAAAACAATCAGGCAACACCAGCGTACAACATATTGTTAATCTAATCTAAAAGCATTTTTGTTGTAATATCCCCATCTTCTTTGTAGCATCCAGTTACTAATGGCTTGTGGCAATAAACTGGTGTCCCCTATGATCCAGGAGGGTCAGGAGCTGAATGGGATGTTAATCCATAAGGTTTATAGAACCAAAGCCCTGTATGTGAGACCATCAAGGAACCTTTTAGTAAGTTAGCTTTTTGTTGTTTACCACCTAATAAATTAcgcaaaatatataaatatccttTGAAAATGAAGTGTACAGTTTATTGCTTGCTTAATTTCAAAGTCAAATTTTTGCTTTTGATATTTGATTATCTATTGATATTtaaatttttctgttttttctgtttAAGACTGACTCGGATGAAGAAAATGAACTTTCCCACGTCACTACCTCACCAACGTCAAGCATGCGTGCAAATGCTGAggacagtgatgatgatgatgttcctGTAGTTGTTGGTCCGCAAATCCACACAGGCATGCGCAGCCATGGCACCACAAGGGCTGGTACAAGTTTCAGCATTCATACCAACAGCCATAGAGATTCCAACCCCACCAGCAGTGATTTTGAAAACAGCTCTGGCCCAAATCACGCCGCCAGCAGTGCTGTTATGAGACCCAGAGCAATGGAAGGGAGTGATGGCAACTGTGGCAATAGTGGTCTTGATGAAGACTACTCTTCATATTTATCACTCGTGGCTACCTTTCCTGACGATTCTTCAGATGATGAAGATTTAAACCAGGCAATAATTGCCAGTATGGTCAGTCAAATGGGAGTAGCACACACAGGATGTGAGCTTGCCTTTGCATTTTAAGATTactgtgacacacacatttTGGATTAATTGGTTGCTTATGACCAAAGATTTCACAAAACACAGGTCACATTATTGTGTTtctgatcataattttttttcgtgTTGTCTTTATAGTGCAGAAAAGGTCCCGGTTGAGGAGATACTGCTGGAACTGTCCAGCAAAATTAGCTCAAAACAGCGGTGCAAATTTAATATAAATCGCTCTGCTGTCTGGGAGGGAGCCATACGGGGCTTCCAAAGGGTATCTTATGACCCCAACTTCATGATCTTTGTCAAGTTCTCAGATGACATGGGGAAGTTTGAGGAAGGGATTGATTTAGGAGGGCCAAGGAGGGAATTCTTCATGCTGCTCATGGAGACCATTACCAGGTCACGTATGTTTGAGGGAAAAGAGAACAGCAAGAACTTGGCTCTAGACAGTACTGGTAAggactataataataatattacgcCATTTTAATCCATGGTGATTGATATCCATGACTTTATGTAGTAGTGAGTCTTTATGGATAATATTTCCTTCCTTGTATTCCATTGTTTTACAGCTCTAAGAGAGGACTGGTACTACACAGCTGGCTACTACACTCACCAACACTTTTTTCTCAGCTGGTTGATGGTTCAGCAAATCCCGTCCTAGAAGACATAGCTGACATGGAAGTCTTGGAAAAAGCCAAAAAAGTCAGTTAGTTAGTTCTTAAATGTTACATTGTATTAGAATTAGGTTACATTACAATATTCTCTTGGTATTTTGTATGTTGAGAGGGAGTATCGGTCCAGTCTAGGGAGCCCATTGTTGAATAAGCTtgaaatgcccatccctacttcATTCAACATCTTAATAATAACTTATGACTATTAAGTATCCGCCATAACAAGCCATTCTGCTACTCCTTTGATGCTAGGTATCTGAAAGTACAACCCTTGAGGACCTTGAGAAGTCTATGGCACCTATGCTTGACGACTTGGCCAATGCAGGATGTCTGAGGCCTATGCGGTCCATAAGAGACAGGGATCTGCTGGTAGATGACATTGTCATGTTTCAGGTCGTCCATAGGGTGCAAGGTCCATTTCAAAGGTATTCAGTGCTGATTCTTTACAGTCAGGTTAATCAAACAAGGCTTCAGAattttacctgtgtgtgtgtgtgtgtgtgtgtgtgtgtgtgtgtgtgtgtgagcatgtgcatgcgtgttcgCGCAGAGGGTGTAGTACTTTTGCTTGAAATGCCAATCCCTACTTCATACAACAATTTCTAAATGGCTAGTAGCGCTTGGACCACAACAACATGGCATTTATACGTGACACAATGACTTAACTTTGAATACACCGTGGTTGATACACGGATGTGGTCAATGCATGGTTTTGCCTGCGGTTTATGTATGGTGCGGTTAATAGTCAGGAAATTACGGAAGTAACTCTGATTTAAATTCTGCTAAATGAATATAATTGTTCTATGTTCTTTGTACAGATTCTGTGAAGGCCTCAAAACACTTGGGGTTCTGGAGAAAATAAGAGAGCATCCAGACAGCTTTAGCCCCCTGTTCTGCTTTCAGCCAAGCATACTGACTGCCGACCAGGTGGAAGACCTTTTTACCATTCATCTGTCTCCGAAAGGGAGCAACAACAGAATTGCTGGGGAGACAGTTGTCGCCTTCTGGAGAGACTATCTCCAGGATGCAGAAGGTAATTGAGAGTTTACTGTGCATCTATCTTTTCTTTAGAAAACCGCTATTTCACAAAAACATTATAGCTTAAACGTCTTTATTCTCTTATTGTATTATTGTCACGTAGCACCTTGAGATTGTTGAAAGAAGAAAGGTGCGTTACAAATTCATTAGTTATTCATTCTTTGGATGCTTTGGTTTTGAGCAAAAAATATTCTTATTGGACAATTTATTCAGTATCAGCAGATGGTATGGTTTAGTATTTAGCTTAGATGTTGTCATATTCACTTTATTTGGACCAACTACCaattatgtttttatgtttttatataagaagaagaagggccATCCAAACTACAGAAGATATTGGCCTTTGCAACTGGAGCGTCTGTGGTACCACCTATTGGCTTTTCTCCAGCTCCCTCTGTCCAGTTCATTCATAAAGGAGATGACAACTTCTCCTCTACACCAATGTTCCCGATGAGCAACACATGTGTTAACTGCATCAAGTTGCCACTACATGTGTCATACCATCTGTTTAAGGAGAAGTTTGACTTTGCACTAGGAAACGCATGTGGGTTTGGCAGGGCATGAATGTCCGTCAGTGTGTCTTTGAAAAACGTTTTTAGTTCCATTTCTGAATGCACACTTTACCTTAAAATGATATTGCCATTTGTGACAATTTTTTTTGAGTGAGCATTGTCTCATGTTGCATTTTATGTTCCAGTTTTAAAACCAGTtgaaaaaacgttgacatttATTTAACATGTCTCGTTATACAGTTTCATGGTACTGTTCAACAAAGTTACAGCCTAGTTGTGCAGCCTAGTTACATTGTGCTGCCAGCATTAACttcataatattaattaatGGAACCAATATAGAAGTGAGGAAAAAACATTTATCCCATGGTTCCCATCATTTTCAAGTGGATTCACTTGTTGAATAAAGTTCATTGTGGTCTCATTAATGGTTACGTCATTGTCTGGaataattacattattattgGTTTGAAGTTCAGGCAATGGCCCTTCTTCATCAATACCATAATGGTTATCAACATCAaagatgtcatttacaactggATGAATTCCTACACTGTTTATGACCCCAGTATGCCACAGCTGAAGAGGTGTCTGCCCCCCTTGTGTGGAGAGGCCATGGTTGTTCCACTGGTTGATGAATTCTGTTACTGCCCGTTCAATTCTTGGTAAATACACATAATGCAGACAAAAAAGATGTACTTCATTCAATTAATCTAGTATACCGTGTTCCTCCATGAACAAAAATATGTTTATAAAGTGTCTAGATACAACTCTATTGACATCAGCCCATAGTCTCTCAATTCTTTGGTTGCGTACTGAAACACCTGTTATAACACCGTTCAATCCCCTTCTTCCCAACATAAAACGG
Coding sequences:
- the LOC130380195 gene encoding uncharacterized protein LOC130380195; the encoded protein is MLRHLKQEVLEIDTVLSSLQKIRARAQLHNNFNKDIILLPDPSWGIVCKQGARLRLHKHGHILSAFEFQKAWDHQTVVERIRDGFGEHIPEDVSIQLLMACGNKLVSPMIQEGQELNGMLIHKVYRTKALYVRPSRNLLTDSDEENELSHVTTSPTSSMRANAEDSDDDDVPVVVGPQIHTGMRSHGTTRAGTSFSIHTNSHRDSNPTSSDFENSSGPNHAASSAVMRPRAMEGSDGNCGNSGLDEDYSSYLSLVATFPDDSSDDEDLNQAIIASMCRKGPG